TTATCAATACCGACCGCATCATCAAAATGCTGAATGTATATGATGACCAGCTGGTGGTGGATGGCAAAGGCATTTATTCCATTGAAAAGTTCATCATTGCCCGACGTCTGATGTACTGGCAGGTTTATATGCACAAAACTGCTGTTGTAGCAGAAAACATGCTTATCAATATCCTGCGTCGTGCCCGTGAACTCCTGAAGGATGGAAATGAGATCACCGCAACTCCCCAATTATATACCTTCCTTTCCAGACAACATGACCTGGAAAGCTTCCGGAAAGATGAACACATTCTGCGGGATTTTTCCAGACTGGATGACTACGACATTTATGCTGCCATAAAATCATGGTGCTACCACAATGACGCTCTTTTATCATTCCTATCTAAATCACTGGTAAACAGAAGGTTATTCAAGATTCGATTGCAAACAGAACCGTTTGACCAAAAAATTATTGAGAAAATCCGTAAAAAGGCACAAAAATTGCATAGTGTTTCGGATTCGGAAACCGGTTACCTGGTGATTACGGGCGAACTTAAGAACGATGCATACCAACCCGGTGAAGATAAAATTACAATAGTGGGCAAAAACAACCGGGTGGAAGACATTGCAGATATCTCTGATAACCTGAATATCACGGTGTTCTCCGCCAGAGTGAAAAAATATTTTGTTTGTTGTCCGGAAGAATGCCTGAAAGGGTTGGAAATACATTAACAATGAAGTTTACAGCCAAAGAGATTGCCGATTTACTCCAGGGAACCGTTGATGGTGACCCCCAAATCGTGGTAGACCGGTTCAGTAAGATTGAAGAGGGAAGTACCGGCTCACTTAGTTTTCTCGCAAACCCCAAATATGAAGATCACCTGTATA
This genomic window from Flavobacteriales bacterium contains:
- a CDS encoding HD domain-containing protein, with amino-acid sequence MRKDKKVFNDPIYGFITIPFPIIERLIDHPWFQRLRRIQQLGLTNLVYPGALHTRFHHAVGAMHLMGEALEVLRSKDVEITEEEAIGVTVAILLHDIGHGPFSHSLEFSLVKGVTHENLTEIFMSRLNAEMEGQLETAISIFRNQYPKKFLHQLVSSQLDMDRLDYLRRDSFYAGVAEGVINTDRIIKMLNVYDDQLVVDGKGIYSIEKFIIARRLMYWQVYMHKTAVVAENMLINILRRARELLKDGNEITATPQLYTFLSRQHDLESFRKDEHILRDFSRLDDYDIYAAIKSWCYHNDALLSFLSKSLVNRRLFKIRLQTEPFDQKIIEKIRKKAQKLHSVSDSETGYLVITGELKNDAYQPGEDKITIVGKNNRVEDIADISDNLNITVFSARVKKYFVCCPEECLKGLEIH